Proteins encoded within one genomic window of Mesorhizobium sp. AR10:
- the mobB gene encoding molybdopterin-guanine dinucleotide biosynthesis protein B, with translation MTNRHVFGITGWKNSGKTTLTERLVAELVRRGWKVSTVKHAHHDFDIDKPGADSFRHRQAGATEVAIVSGKRWALMHELRGEDEPTLDAILSRLAPSDIVLVEGYKREAHSKIETRRLEARDQTPLSANDPHIVAIAADFAIAGENLPVFDLEDTNSIADFIERATGLSR, from the coding sequence ATGACAAACAGACACGTCTTCGGCATTACCGGCTGGAAGAATTCCGGCAAGACGACACTGACCGAAAGACTGGTCGCCGAACTTGTCCGGCGCGGCTGGAAAGTGTCGACGGTAAAACACGCCCATCATGATTTCGACATCGACAAGCCAGGGGCGGACAGCTTTCGCCACCGGCAGGCGGGAGCCACGGAGGTCGCGATCGTGTCGGGCAAGCGCTGGGCACTGATGCACGAATTGCGCGGCGAGGACGAGCCGACGCTGGACGCGATCCTGTCGCGGCTAGCGCCGTCGGATATCGTGCTGGTCGAAGGCTACAAGCGCGAGGCACACAGCAAGATCGAAACGCGGCGGCTGGAGGCCAGGGACCAGACACCGCTTTCGGCAAACGACCCGCATATCGTCGCCATTGCGGCCGACTTTGCGATCGCCGGTGAAAACCTGCCGGTGTTCGATCTCGAAGACACGAATTCGATAGCCGACTTCATAGAGCGCGCCACAGGCT
- the mobA gene encoding molybdenum cofactor guanylyltransferase MobA — MRRDVAGIILAGGQSRRMGGGDKTLLMLGRGRLLDHIVARLAPQVGPLALSANGDPARFAGFGLPVLADTVEGFAGPLAGILTGLEWASMACNAVVTVAGDTPFLPPDLVERLVAAVDARPGAIAVACSNGKRHPTFAHWPTDIHDALRRFLVDEDIRRVSAFIDRHDFAEVEFPMLKSGTQEIDPFFNINTPQDLAVAERLLQDIAP; from the coding sequence ATGCGCCGAGACGTTGCAGGGATCATTCTGGCCGGCGGCCAGTCGCGACGAATGGGCGGCGGCGACAAGACCCTGCTTATGCTTGGCCGCGGCCGCCTGCTGGACCATATCGTTGCCCGCCTTGCCCCGCAGGTCGGACCGCTGGCGCTCAGCGCCAATGGCGATCCGGCACGGTTTGCCGGCTTTGGACTGCCCGTACTCGCAGACACGGTGGAAGGTTTTGCCGGGCCGCTTGCCGGCATTCTCACCGGCCTCGAATGGGCGTCCATGGCCTGCAATGCGGTGGTGACGGTTGCCGGCGACACGCCTTTCCTGCCACCGGACCTTGTCGAGCGGCTGGTTGCGGCAGTCGACGCGCGCCCCGGTGCGATCGCCGTCGCCTGTTCCAACGGCAAGCGGCATCCGACCTTCGCGCACTGGCCAACAGACATTCACGACGCCTTGCGCCGCTTTTTGGTCGACGAGGACATCAGGCGGGTTTCTGCCTTCATCGACCGGCACGACTTTGCCGAGGTGGAGTTTCCGATGCTGAAATCCGGAACGCAGGAGATAGATCCGTTCTTCAACATCAATACCCCTCAAGACCTTGCGGTGGCCGAGCGTCTGTTGCAGGACATCGCGCCATGA
- the moaA gene encoding GTP 3',8-cyclase MoaA, which produces MNMIDPFGRTISYLRVSVTDRCDFRCTYCMAEDMAFLPKKDLLSLEELDRLCTVFIEKGVRKLRLTGGEPLVRKNIMHLVRQISRHLKSGALEELTLTTNGSQLSRFAAELADCGVRRINVSLDTLDADKFHAITRWGHLGKVMEGIDAAQAAGLKVKLNAVALKDFNDAELPEMMRWAHGRGMDLTVIETMPMGEIDADRTDQYLPLSLLRASLERQFTLTDIPYKTGGPARYVHVAETGGRLGFITPMTHNFCESCNRVRLTCTGTLYMCLGQEDAADLRAPLRASEGNELVADAIDEAIGRKPKGHDFIIDRRTSRPSVSRHMSVTGG; this is translated from the coding sequence ATGAACATGATCGACCCATTCGGTCGCACAATCAGCTATTTGCGCGTGTCGGTTACCGACCGCTGCGATTTCCGTTGCACCTACTGCATGGCTGAGGACATGGCCTTCCTGCCCAAGAAGGATTTGTTGTCGCTCGAGGAATTGGACCGGCTCTGCACCGTGTTCATCGAGAAGGGTGTGCGGAAGCTGCGTCTCACCGGCGGCGAACCGCTGGTGCGCAAGAACATCATGCATCTGGTGCGCCAGATTTCGCGGCATCTGAAAAGCGGTGCGCTGGAAGAACTGACGCTGACCACCAACGGTTCGCAGCTTTCGCGCTTTGCCGCCGAGCTCGCCGATTGCGGGGTCAGGCGCATCAACGTCTCGCTGGACACCCTCGATGCCGACAAGTTCCACGCCATCACCCGCTGGGGTCATCTCGGCAAGGTCATGGAAGGTATCGACGCGGCGCAGGCGGCTGGATTGAAAGTGAAACTGAACGCGGTGGCGCTGAAGGATTTCAACGACGCCGAACTGCCTGAGATGATGCGCTGGGCGCATGGCCGCGGCATGGACCTGACGGTCATCGAAACCATGCCGATGGGCGAGATCGATGCCGACCGCACTGACCAGTACCTGCCGCTGTCGCTGCTGCGCGCTTCGCTCGAGCGCCAGTTCACGCTGACCGACATCCCCTACAAGACCGGCGGCCCTGCCCGCTATGTCCACGTCGCCGAGACTGGTGGGCGGCTCGGCTTCATTACGCCGATGACCCACAATTTCTGCGAAAGCTGCAACCGCGTCCGGCTGACCTGTACCGGCACGCTCTATATGTGCCTCGGCCAGGAAGATGCCGCCGACCTGCGCGCGCCGCTGCGTGCGTCCGAAGGCAACGAACTGGTCGCCGACGCTATCGATGAAGCCATCGGCCGCAAGCCGAAGGGCCATGATTTCATCATCGACCGCCGCACAAGTCGCCCTTCGGTGTCGCGGCATATGAGCGTCACCGGCGGCTGA
- a CDS encoding DMT family transporter, with product MPLSPNLRGALFMIVAMVGFTLNDAITKFSSESMNMAQVMLIRGAFASLFVGLLAWQRGALARPASMLQPLVAIRVIAEAGATVSFLVALAHLPIANVSAVLQALPLAVTMGAALVFNEGVGWRRWLAIAIGFAGVLIIVRPGFEGFSVYSLLALTSVACCAVRDLATKRIPQAIPTLLVSTATALAMTVLGAALLSPMGGWTPMTGKDTALLALAAVLVLIGYQFIIMAMRVGDISFIAPFRYTALLWSILLGLFIFGDVPDLPMIIGATVIVGSGLYALYRERIVGRRKTAAESAGPDMAPDGI from the coding sequence TTGCCTCTTTCCCCAAACCTTCGCGGCGCGCTGTTCATGATCGTGGCGATGGTCGGCTTCACCCTCAACGACGCGATCACCAAATTCTCGTCTGAATCGATGAACATGGCGCAGGTCATGCTGATCAGGGGCGCCTTTGCTTCGCTTTTCGTCGGCCTGCTCGCCTGGCAGCGCGGCGCGCTTGCCCGCCCGGCCTCGATGCTGCAGCCGCTGGTGGCGATCCGTGTGATCGCCGAAGCCGGTGCCACGGTGAGTTTTCTTGTCGCGCTTGCCCACTTGCCGATCGCCAACGTCTCGGCCGTACTGCAGGCGCTGCCGCTGGCGGTGACGATGGGTGCAGCACTTGTGTTCAACGAGGGCGTCGGCTGGCGGCGCTGGCTGGCCATCGCCATCGGCTTTGCCGGCGTGCTGATCATCGTGCGGCCAGGCTTCGAGGGTTTCAGCGTCTATTCGCTGCTGGCGCTGACCAGCGTCGCATGTTGTGCGGTGCGCGACCTCGCCACCAAGCGGATACCCCAGGCCATTCCGACATTGCTGGTTTCGACCGCCACCGCCCTTGCGATGACGGTGCTGGGCGCGGCACTGCTTTCGCCAATGGGCGGCTGGACGCCAATGACCGGAAAAGACACGGCGCTGCTGGCGCTGGCAGCGGTGCTGGTGCTCATCGGTTACCAGTTCATCATCATGGCGATGCGGGTGGGCGACATCTCGTTCATCGCGCCGTTCCGCTATACGGCCCTGCTGTGGTCGATCCTGCTCGGTCTGTTCATCTTTGGCGACGTCCCCGACCTGCCGATGATCATCGGCGCCACGGTCATCGTCGGCTCCGGCCTCTACGCGCTCTACCGCGAGCGGATCGTTGGCCGGCGAAAAACCGCCGCCGAAAGCGCTGGACCGGACATGGCGCCGGACGGCATATAG
- a CDS encoding DUF971 domain-containing protein: MTAPKELRVSKDRRLLSVTFPDHQPFELPAELLRVASPSAEVQGHSPEQRVTVPGKRDVAILKIEPVGNYAVRITFDDFHDTGIFTWNYLHTLGHEKDARWDAYLAELAEKGLSRDR; encoded by the coding sequence ATGACGGCACCAAAGGAACTCAGGGTCTCGAAGGACCGCAGGCTGCTCTCCGTCACCTTTCCGGATCATCAGCCGTTCGAACTGCCGGCGGAACTTCTGCGCGTCGCCTCGCCGTCGGCCGAAGTGCAGGGCCATTCGCCCGAACAGCGCGTCACCGTTCCCGGCAAGCGCGACGTCGCCATCCTGAAGATCGAGCCGGTCGGCAACTATGCTGTGCGCATCACTTTCGACGATTTCCACGACACCGGCATTTTCACCTGGAACTACCTGCACACGCTGGGTCATGAGAAGGACGCGCGCTGGGACGCTTATCTCGCCGAGCTTGCGGAAAAGGGCCTGAGCCGCGATCGTTAG